One Bacteroidota bacterium genomic window carries:
- a CDS encoding ribose-phosphate pyrophosphokinase: MKPLVKFFAGTASRYLAEKIAAEYGAELGNVIVSKFSDGEIQPSFEETVRGNDVFIIQSTFTPADNLFELLLLIDAAKRASAKNIVAVMPYFGYARQDRKDKPRVSIGAKLVANLLTAAGVTRIMTMDLHADQIQGFFEVPVDHLYSSSIFIPYLKGLNLPNLTIATPDTGGTKRANAYATFLDAEMAICYKQRKKANEIHSMTVIGDVEGRDIVLVDDLCDTAGTLTTAAQLMMDKGASSVRAVCTHAIFSGKAYERIENSVLKEIIVTDTIPLSKQSDKVKVLTVGHLFSDVIKRVVECESISPHFIF, translated from the coding sequence ATGAAACCACTGGTAAAATTTTTTGCGGGTACAGCTTCAAGATATTTGGCTGAAAAAATAGCTGCTGAATACGGTGCTGAATTAGGTAATGTAATTGTATCAAAATTCAGTGATGGTGAAATTCAACCTTCTTTTGAGGAAACAGTAAGAGGAAATGATGTTTTTATTATTCAATCCACTTTTACTCCTGCCGATAATCTTTTTGAACTTCTTTTGCTTATTGATGCAGCAAAAAGAGCTTCAGCAAAAAACATTGTGGCTGTTATGCCTTATTTTGGTTATGCACGCCAGGATAGAAAAGATAAACCCAGAGTTTCCATTGGTGCAAAATTAGTAGCAAATTTGCTAACCGCTGCCGGAGTTACCAGGATAATGACAATGGATTTACATGCAGATCAGATTCAGGGATTTTTTGAGGTTCCTGTTGATCATTTATATTCTTCCTCGATTTTTATCCCTTATTTAAAAGGTCTTAACCTTCCAAACCTTACCATAGCCACACCAGATACGGGTGGGACTAAAAGGGCCAATGCCTATGCTACATTTTTAGATGCAGAAATGGCAATTTGTTATAAGCAAAGAAAAAAGGCAAACGAAATTCACAGCATGACCGTTATTGGAGATGTAGAAGGCCGCGATATAGTTTTGGTTGATGATTTATGCGATACCGCAGGAACCTTAACCACTGCTGCCCAGTTAATGATGGACAAGGGCGCCAGTAGTGTAAGAGCTGTATGCACACACGCCATTTTTTCAGGTAAAGCATACGAACGTATTGAAAATTCAGTTTTAAAAGAAATCATTGTAACCGATACAATTCCTTTGAGCAAGCAAAGTGATAAGGTAAAAGTATTAACAGTAGGACATCTATTTTCGGATGTAATAAAAAGAGTGGTAGAATGTGAATCAATAAGCCCACATTTTATTTTTTAA
- a CDS encoding 50S ribosomal protein L25/general stress protein Ctc: protein MKTVSISGSPRENVGKKDAKAIRRNGQIPCVLYGGTEQIHFSADSKEFKDLIYSPDAHLVKLNVNGKEYSAALQEAQFHPVNDNILHVDFIQLFEDKVAKIDIPVNLIGTAVGVRAGGKLIKKQRLLKVRALPGDLPDSIEVNVENLQVGGIVRVKDISVKKLIILNSPSTVVATVKGKRGMDTAAAAAPAAGAKKK from the coding sequence ATGAAAACAGTATCTATTAGCGGTTCTCCAAGAGAGAACGTAGGGAAAAAAGATGCAAAAGCAATCAGAAGAAACGGTCAAATTCCATGTGTACTTTACGGAGGCACCGAACAAATCCATTTCAGTGCAGATTCAAAGGAATTTAAAGACCTTATTTATTCTCCCGATGCCCATTTGGTAAAATTAAATGTAAATGGAAAAGAATACAGTGCAGCATTGCAGGAAGCTCAGTTCCATCCGGTAAATGACAATATTCTTCACGTGGATTTTATTCAACTTTTTGAAGATAAAGTTGCCAAAATTGACATTCCTGTGAACTTAATCGGAACAGCTGTGGGCGTTAGAGCGGGGGGTAAATTAATTAAAAAACAACGTTTACTTAAAGTTAGAGCTTTGCCTGGCGATTTACCAGATTCAATTGAAGTAAATGTGGAAAACCTTCAGGTAGGTGGTATTGTGAGAGTAAAAGATATTTCTGTTAAAAAACTGATTATTCTTAATTCTCCAAGCACAGTAGTTGCAACCGTTAAAGGAAAACGTGGAATGGATACTGCAGCAGCAGCAGCCCCAGCAGCAGGTGCTAAAAAGAAATAA